In one window of Primulina tabacum isolate GXHZ01 chromosome 8, ASM2559414v2, whole genome shotgun sequence DNA:
- the LOC142554791 gene encoding uncharacterized protein LOC142554791, with protein MVQPHEEEVWRVFVDVTSSLSGCGVGVVIIAPPGENIKLALRIDSRVTNNEPEYKAVLANIRVAREIGASRIISYSDSQLIVQKIKGVYETKDDRMFKYLQLIKARKNSLWIGALRKFPGMRMEKQDVLDKMAASLSEVNTREVLHVTRLILSTDEEILPSPEDSWMTPVIKFMVNNELPEDKTQAQKIKRQAPRFVLLNNILYMRSFQGPLLKRLYMGEVDYILREIHEGCCGEHLGEIALTRKAMLVGFRWPSISQDSARVLRACDGCQHNSNFQHNSATLMKPIWAYCPFDQWGMDIVGPFPVARTQKKIFLVAVDYFSKWIEAEPLARITEKEVLKFLWNNIVCQFEVPRRLISDNGSSEVVLPVEIGQSSVPVESYTNNNDQSRAMELDLVEEKREQTMIQMEAYRGRVMKSYNK; from the exons atggttCAGCCACATGAAGAGGAGGTATGGAGGGTATTTGTGGATGTGACGTCTAGCCTTTCTGGATGTGGAGTGGGAGTAGTAATAATAGCTCCCCCGGGAGAGAATATTAAATTGGCTTTGAGGATTGACTCTCGGGTGACTAATAATGAACCAGAGTATAAGGCTGTTTTAGCCAATATTCGAGTTGCCCGGGAGATTGGAGCCTCCCGGATCATTTCCTATTCCGATTCACAGTTAATTGTCCAGAAGATAAAGGGCGTTTATGAGACTAAGGATGACAGGATGTTTAAATATCTACAGCTCATTAAAGCCAGGAAAAATTCTTTGTGGATTGGAGCATTGAGAAAATTCCCCGGGATGAGAATGGAGAAGCAGGATGTTTTAGACAAAATGGCCGCCTCCTTATCGGAAGTCAATACCCGGGAAGTATTGCATGTTACCAGACTAATTCTTTCTACTGACGAGGAGATATTGCCATCACCAGAGGATTCTTGGATGACACCCGTGATCAAGTTCATGGTCAACAATGAATTACCTGAAGACAAAACTCAAGCCCAAAAGATTAAGAGACAAGctcccaggtttgttctcttaaataacATCTTGTACATGAGATCATTTCAGGGACCTCTGTTAAAGCGCTTATATATGGGAGAAGTGGATTATATTCTCCGGGAGATTCATGAAGGGTGTTGTGGAGAGCATCTCGGAGAAATAGCATTAACCCGGAAAGCAATGCTTGTCGGATTTCGGTGGCCCAGTATTAGCCAAGACTCTGCTCGAGTGCTCCGGGCGTGTGATGGTTGTCAACATAATTCTAATTTTCAGCACAACTCGGCCACTCTCATGAAGCCTATCTGGGCGTATTGCCCTTTTGATCAGTGGGGGATGGACATTGTTGGTCCCTTCCCAGTTGCCCGGACTCagaagaaaatttttttggTTGCAGTGGATTATTTTTCTAAGTGGATAGAAGCCGAGCCCCTGGCAAGGATTACGGAGAAGGAAGTTTTGAAGTTTCTATGGAATAATATCGTATGCCAATTTGAAGTTCCTAGGAGACTAATTTCAGATAATGGGAG TTCTGAAGTAGTCCTGCCAGTTGAAATCGGACAGTCTTCTGTCCCGGTAGAATCTTACACGAATAACAATGATCAAAGCCGGGCAATGGAGTTGGATCTGGTGGAGGAGAAAAGAGAGCAGACTATGATTCAAATGGAAGCTTACCGAGGCCGCGTTATGAAATCATACAACAAGTGA